From the Desulfovibrio sp. JY genome, one window contains:
- a CDS encoding radical SAM protein — MECGFCERRCRLGPEGYGYCRMYRAGETGVEERFPDRWCATAVSRVETVPFYHAWPGARCLIIGTAGCNFECRYCSNAEVVKVDPAGLTDIMLELSPKALVDKARKHGCHAIVFSVNEPTVSLPSLEQVAREARAVGMPMGCLTNGYATVEATERLAKVFSFVNVSLKGLSPEFCQEFLGVPDAGPILRNIAALARKVHVEVTTPVIEGTNDHELDAMAAFLADIRRDIPWHVFRLLPEYKMQREDYPSIEAISARIEDCGRRLDYVYFHNFIGSRWVNTHCPSCGTVVIERHSLGCGGDKLDTFHCHGDLCPSCGARIALCGSHMAWNIKEATA; from the coding sequence ATGGAATGCGGCTTTTGCGAGCGACGCTGCCGGCTCGGACCGGAAGGGTACGGCTACTGCCGAATGTACCGGGCCGGGGAAACGGGCGTGGAGGAGCGGTTCCCGGACAGGTGGTGCGCCACGGCCGTCTCCCGGGTGGAAACCGTGCCCTTTTACCATGCCTGGCCCGGGGCGCGCTGCCTCATTATCGGCACGGCCGGCTGCAACTTCGAGTGCCGCTATTGCTCCAACGCCGAAGTGGTCAAGGTCGATCCGGCCGGCCTGACCGACATCATGCTCGAACTGTCCCCCAAGGCGTTGGTGGACAAGGCCCGCAAGCACGGCTGCCACGCCATCGTCTTTTCCGTCAACGAGCCCACGGTTTCGCTGCCAAGCCTCGAACAGGTGGCCCGGGAGGCCAGGGCCGTGGGTATGCCCATGGGCTGCCTGACCAACGGCTATGCCACCGTGGAGGCCACCGAGCGGCTGGCCAAGGTCTTTTCCTTCGTCAACGTGAGCCTCAAAGGGCTGTCGCCGGAGTTCTGTCAGGAATTCCTGGGCGTGCCCGACGCCGGGCCGATCCTGCGCAACATCGCGGCCCTGGCGCGAAAGGTCCACGTGGAGGTGACCACGCCCGTCATCGAGGGCACAAACGATCACGAACTCGACGCCATGGCCGCCTTTCTGGCCGATATCCGCCGCGACATCCCCTGGCACGTGTTCCGCCTGCTGCCGGAATACAAGATGCAACGCGAGGACTACCCCAGCATCGAGGCCATAAGCGCCAGGATCGAGGACTGCGGCCGCCGGCTCGACTACGTCTACTTCCACAATTTCATCGGTTCGCGCTGGGTCAACACCCATTGCCCCTCCTGCGGCACGGTGGTCATCGAACGTCATAGCCTGGGCTGCGGCGGGGACAAGCTCGACACCTTCCACTGCCATGGCGACCTCTGTCCGTCCTGCGGCGCGCGCATCGCCCTGTGCGGCTCCCATATGGCCTGGAACATCAAGGAGGCGACGGCATGA
- a CDS encoding NAD+ synthase — protein MAAFRLALCQINPTVGDVGGNVAKVLAGLDQARRIGADLVVFPEMVVSGYPPEDLLLKSDFLDACMAGARRIAGKARGLTAVFGCPWFEDDLINAAIVAHDGAVAGITAKRYLPNYGVFDENRYFATGRGSAVYDRDGFIFGVSVCEDIWYPGGPPAEQAHGGGAKLLVNISASPYHRGKGAGRERMLSTRASDNSAYVAYANMVGGQDELVFDGHSVIFGPDGSLVARGRQFAEDMVVCDLDPGLPRRQRLLDPRCRKWEPELEHCPRRVPLPHVADSVRAPLDPPAMPPLLGEVEEVYQALVLCTGDYVKKSGFGGVCIGLSGGIDSSLTAVIAADALGPENVLGVAMPTRYSSDDSLEDAQELAEKLGITFHVAAIEDIFKAFLGTLSPLFGDRPFDVTEENLQPRIRGTLLMALSNKFGRLVLTTGNKSEVGVGYSTLYGDTAGGFSVIKDVPKTLVYALSRWRNEQAGTDLVPARVLVKPPTAELRPDQKDSDSLPEYDALDPVLAAYVERGLSPAAMKAAGMDAAVVDRVTRLVDRNEYKRRQSPPGPKITPRAFGKDWRLPIVNRYDPHKNGD, from the coding sequence ATGGCCGCGTTTCGCCTGGCGTTGTGCCAGATCAACCCCACGGTCGGGGACGTCGGGGGCAATGTGGCCAAGGTTTTGGCCGGGCTTGACCAGGCCCGCCGGATCGGGGCCGATCTCGTGGTTTTTCCTGAAATGGTCGTCTCCGGCTATCCGCCGGAGGATTTGTTGCTCAAATCCGATTTTCTGGATGCCTGCATGGCGGGCGCGCGGCGCATCGCCGGCAAGGCCCGGGGACTGACGGCGGTTTTCGGCTGTCCGTGGTTCGAGGACGACCTCATAAACGCCGCCATCGTCGCCCATGACGGGGCGGTCGCCGGCATCACGGCCAAGCGCTATCTGCCCAATTACGGCGTGTTCGACGAGAACCGCTATTTCGCCACGGGCCGGGGCAGCGCGGTCTACGACCGGGACGGGTTCATTTTCGGGGTCAGCGTCTGCGAAGACATCTGGTACCCCGGCGGGCCGCCGGCCGAGCAGGCCCATGGCGGCGGGGCAAAGCTTTTGGTCAATATTTCCGCTTCGCCGTACCATCGGGGCAAGGGGGCCGGCCGGGAGCGGATGCTTTCCACCCGGGCCTCGGACAACAGCGCCTATGTGGCCTATGCCAACATGGTGGGCGGCCAGGACGAGCTGGTTTTCGACGGCCACAGCGTCATTTTCGGCCCGGACGGGTCTCTGGTGGCCCGGGGGCGGCAGTTTGCCGAGGACATGGTCGTGTGCGACCTTGATCCGGGCCTGCCCAGGCGGCAACGGCTGCTCGACCCGCGCTGCCGCAAATGGGAGCCCGAGTTGGAACACTGCCCAAGGCGGGTGCCCCTGCCCCATGTCGCCGATTCCGTGCGCGCGCCGCTTGACCCGCCGGCCATGCCGCCGCTTCTGGGCGAGGTCGAGGAGGTCTACCAGGCGCTGGTTTTGTGCACCGGGGATTACGTGAAAAAGTCCGGATTCGGCGGGGTGTGCATCGGGCTTTCCGGCGGCATCGACTCGTCGCTGACGGCGGTCATCGCGGCGGACGCCCTGGGGCCGGAGAACGTGCTCGGCGTGGCCATGCCCACACGGTATTCCTCGGACGACAGCCTGGAGGACGCCCAGGAACTGGCGGAAAAGCTCGGCATCACGTTCCACGTGGCGGCCATCGAGGATATTTTCAAGGCGTTTTTGGGCACGTTGTCCCCGCTTTTCGGCGACCGGCCCTTTGACGTGACCGAGGAAAACCTGCAACCGCGCATTCGCGGCACGCTGCTCATGGCCCTTTCCAACAAGTTCGGCCGGCTGGTTTTGACCACGGGCAACAAGTCCGAGGTCGGGGTCGGGTATTCGACGCTCTACGGCGATACGGCCGGCGGGTTTTCCGTGATCAAGGACGTGCCCAAGACCCTGGTGTATGCGCTGTCGCGCTGGCGCAACGAGCAGGCCGGCACGGACCTTGTGCCCGCGCGGGTGCTGGTCAAGCCGCCGACGGCGGAACTGCGGCCCGATCAGAAGGATTCGGATTCGCTGCCGGAATACGACGCCCTCGACCCGGTGCTGGCGGCCTATGTGGAGCGGGGGCTTTCGCCTGCGGCCATGAAGGCGGCCGGGATGGACGCGGCGGTGGTGGACCGGGTGACGCGGCTTGTGGACAGAAACGAGTACAAGCGACGGCAAAGCCCGCCCGGGCCGAAAATCACGCCGCGCGCCTTTGGCAAGGACTGGCGGCTGCCCATCGTCAACCGTTACGATCCGCATAAAAATGGGGACTGA
- a CDS encoding energy-coupling factor ABC transporter ATP-binding protein, which yields MIELGGVSFVPAGADRPILADVSLRIAPGERVGIVGPSGAGKSTLGYHLCGAHRLALAGETTGMLRFDGADGADGAPCGFAGLVGQNPEAQLFCRTVYEELALALRVRGRDEASCAAVADALLDRYAFGARRDAPVSRLSLGQKQLTAVMSMLAMEPKVLLLDEPTSYLDAAAADRLFAHLGRLCRCHGWIVLVIEHDLARLSGFAERVLSVADGRLVDDGPFMARAARDNPAEAVVLPPFAPIDAAREPAVVFSNLSFGYAKEEPVLRDVDLVVRPGESVALLGANGVGKSTLLHLAKGLARPGSGAVRLGPGLTPARDVGLMFQNPEDQIFAHTVEAECGYWLANLGVPREELSRRCGDILANLGLAGMAERAPFSLSFGEKRRLCLAAILVAGPAVLCLDEPTTGLDDANMAHMAGIVRRLAGEGRAILFATHEDAFAAMAATRWVRLENGHVVSDGPNPHLATP from the coding sequence ATGATCGAACTGGGGGGCGTCTCTTTCGTGCCGGCCGGCGCGGACAGGCCCATCCTTGCCGACGTGAGCCTGCGCATCGCGCCGGGCGAGCGGGTGGGCATCGTGGGACCCTCCGGCGCGGGCAAATCCACCCTGGGCTATCATCTGTGCGGGGCGCACCGGCTGGCCCTGGCCGGCGAGACCACGGGGATGCTGCGTTTCGACGGCGCGGATGGCGCGGACGGCGCGCCGTGCGGCTTTGCCGGATTGGTCGGCCAGAACCCCGAGGCCCAGCTTTTTTGCCGCACGGTCTACGAGGAGCTGGCCCTGGCCCTTCGGGTGCGCGGCCGGGACGAGGCGTCTTGCGCCGCCGTGGCCGATGCGCTCCTTGACCGCTACGCCTTCGGCGCGCGCCGCGATGCGCCCGTGTCCCGGCTGTCCCTTGGCCAAAAGCAGCTGACCGCCGTCATGTCCATGCTGGCCATGGAGCCCAAGGTGCTGCTTCTCGACGAACCCACGAGCTACCTGGACGCCGCCGCCGCGGACCGGCTCTTCGCCCATCTGGGCCGTTTGTGCCGCTGCCACGGCTGGATCGTCCTTGTCATCGAGCACGACCTGGCCCGGCTGTCCGGCTTTGCCGAGCGCGTGCTGTCCGTGGCCGACGGCAGGCTCGTCGACGACGGTCCGTTCATGGCCCGCGCCGCCCGGGACAATCCGGCCGAGGCAGTTGTCCTGCCGCCCTTTGCGCCGATCGATGCCGCCAGGGAGCCGGCCGTGGTCTTTTCCAATCTTTCCTTCGGCTACGCCAAAGAGGAGCCGGTGCTGCGGGACGTCGATCTGGTCGTGCGGCCGGGCGAATCCGTGGCCCTGCTCGGCGCCAACGGCGTCGGCAAATCGACTCTGCTGCATCTGGCCAAGGGGCTTGCCAGGCCAGGCTCCGGCGCGGTCCGTCTCGGACCCGGGCTCACCCCGGCGCGCGACGTGGGGCTCATGTTCCAGAATCCCGAGGACCAGATTTTCGCCCACACCGTGGAGGCCGAGTGCGGCTACTGGCTGGCCAACCTGGGGGTGCCCCGCGAGGAGCTGTCCCGGCGCTGCGGGGATATCCTGGCGAATCTCGGCCTTGCCGGCATGGCCGAGCGGGCGCCGTTTTCCCTGAGCTTCGGCGAGAAGCGCCGGCTGTGTCTGGCCGCCATCCTCGTGGCCGGGCCGGCCGTGTTGTGCCTGGACGAGCCCACCACAGGCCTCGACGACGCCAACATGGCCCATATGGCCGGGATCGTCCGGCGTCTGGCCGGGGAGGGCAGGGCCATCCTGTTCGCCACCCACGAGGACGCCTTCGCGGCCATGGCCGCCACGCGCTGGGTGCGCCTCGAAAACGGTCACGTCGTCTCCGACGGCCCAAACCCCCATCTCGCAACGCCATGA
- the tolR gene encoding protein TolR, with translation MMAGGSGKFLGDVNVTPFVDVMLVLLIIFMVTAPMMTQGLQVDLPQTRAVSVLPKENESVVLTIKADGSLYLDKYQVELGDLEGQVRQLVTAQQKQLFLRADKTVPYGTVVAVMGVVKAAGVDKLGVVAEEEKKS, from the coding sequence ATGATGGCGGGCGGCTCGGGAAAATTCCTCGGCGACGTCAACGTCACGCCCTTCGTGGACGTGATGCTGGTGCTGCTCATCATCTTCATGGTCACCGCGCCCATGATGACCCAGGGACTACAGGTCGACCTGCCGCAAACCCGCGCGGTTTCCGTGCTACCCAAGGAAAACGAAAGCGTGGTCCTGACCATCAAGGCCGACGGAAGCCTCTACCTCGACAAATACCAGGTGGAACTCGGCGACCTGGAAGGTCAGGTGCGACAGCTCGTGACCGCCCAGCAAAAGCAACTCTTTCTCCGGGCCGACAAGACCGTGCCCTACGGCACCGTGGTTGCGGTCATGGGCGTGGTCAAAGCCGCCGGCGTGGACAAGCTCGGCGTGGTCGCCGAGGAAGAAAAGAAGAGTTAG
- a CDS encoding lysophospholipase gives MRVAFVGDSLTVGVGDPCYLGWVGRLCAAAPVAGLELTMYNLGVRSETSRHVKNRVGRELPSRLLPRDEARVVLSFGVNDAKVEDGRRKVELAESVDNLFACATYVSNLCPLLVVGPPPVLDAAHCARVEEISDAFARACDDMGVAYLEMYRALGHDATYRNSLIAGGDGYHPEAAGYAAMATRVGAWDAWRGWFRC, from the coding sequence ATGCGAGTGGCTTTTGTGGGAGACTCGCTGACCGTCGGCGTGGGTGATCCCTGCTATCTCGGCTGGGTGGGGAGGCTTTGCGCGGCCGCACCCGTGGCCGGCCTGGAACTCACCATGTACAACCTCGGCGTGCGCTCCGAAACGAGCCGGCACGTCAAGAATCGGGTCGGGCGCGAGCTGCCGTCGCGTCTTCTTCCCCGCGACGAGGCCAGAGTGGTGCTGTCCTTCGGCGTCAACGACGCCAAGGTGGAGGACGGGCGGCGCAAGGTGGAGCTGGCCGAGTCGGTGGACAACCTTTTTGCCTGCGCCACCTACGTGTCCAATCTGTGTCCGCTGCTGGTGGTCGGGCCGCCGCCGGTGCTCGATGCCGCTCACTGCGCACGGGTGGAGGAGATTTCCGACGCCTTTGCCAGGGCCTGTGACGATATGGGCGTAGCCTATCTGGAAATGTACCGGGCGCTCGGCCACGATGCGACCTACCGCAACAGCCTGATTGCGGGCGGCGACGGCTACCACCCCGAAGCCGCCGGCTACGCGGCCATGGCCACGCGCGTCGGGGCATGGGACGCCTGGCGTGGCTGGTTTCGTTGCTGA
- a CDS encoding MotA/TolQ/ExbB proton channel family protein produces MNGLTPHAGMLGMLSNATPTVLFVLSVLAAMSVGCWSIILVKIFTLTRAKREAARDYIRFQKADSLRTAMQELGESRASPSFHVGRLAFAELVRMEEAPMPPVEKSRVTMDNIRRVLRQGVTEELGNLSKTLPFLATCANATPFIGLFGTVWGIMNSFHSIGLMQSAALAAVAPGISEALIATAIGLAVAIPAVIAYNFFLGYMQTIERELVNFAGAFLNRIQREVRWAPIPASQEEVAQNAVGGA; encoded by the coding sequence ATGAACGGATTGACGCCGCATGCCGGTATGCTGGGCATGTTGTCCAACGCCACGCCGACGGTCCTTTTTGTCCTGAGCGTCCTGGCGGCCATGTCCGTCGGCTGCTGGAGTATCATCCTGGTCAAAATCTTCACCCTGACCAGGGCCAAGCGGGAGGCGGCCCGGGATTACATCCGCTTCCAGAAGGCCGATAGCCTGCGCACGGCCATGCAGGAACTCGGCGAGTCCCGCGCGTCACCATCCTTTCACGTGGGCCGCCTCGCCTTCGCCGAACTCGTGCGCATGGAAGAAGCCCCCATGCCCCCGGTCGAAAAAAGCCGCGTGACCATGGACAACATCCGCCGCGTGCTGCGTCAGGGCGTGACCGAGGAACTCGGCAACCTGTCGAAAACCCTGCCCTTCCTGGCCACCTGCGCCAACGCCACGCCCTTTATCGGCCTTTTCGGCACGGTCTGGGGCATCATGAACTCGTTTCATTCCATAGGCCTCATGCAGTCCGCCGCCCTGGCCGCCGTGGCCCCGGGCATCTCCGAGGCGCTGATCGCCACGGCCATCGGCCTGGCCGTCGCCATCCCGGCCGTCATCGCCTACAATTTCTTTCTCGGCTACATGCAGACCATCGAACGCGAACTGGTCAATTTCGCCGGCGCATTCCTCAATCGCATCCAGCGCGAGGTGCGCTGGGCGCCTATCCCCGCGTCGCAAGAGGAAGTCGCGCAAAACGCCGTCGGAGGGGCCTAG
- a CDS encoding class I SAM-dependent methyltransferase has protein sequence MRDDDVAGFLAISREVFAPVYPYYAERFVRESGLTGGGCLDLGCGGGDLGLAVLGMGAFEVILYDKLPAMLVAARDNAAGRGMADRVRVLLGDVAALPLADGCVDLVVSRGSVMFWDDLPRAFREVRRVLTPKGRAYLGGGLGSPAMREAICKQMAGRHPAWANGVPPKRPGTDPDTHARMLRAAGIDDYVIEPDDTGHWLSFGK, from the coding sequence ATGCGTGATGACGATGTAGCGGGGTTTCTGGCCATTAGCCGGGAGGTGTTCGCGCCGGTCTATCCCTATTATGCCGAGCGCTTCGTGCGGGAATCAGGCCTGACCGGGGGGGGGTGCCTCGACCTCGGCTGTGGCGGCGGAGACCTGGGACTGGCCGTGCTCGGAATGGGGGCGTTCGAGGTAATTTTGTACGACAAGTTGCCGGCCATGTTGGTCGCGGCCCGGGACAACGCGGCCGGGCGCGGCATGGCTGATCGGGTGCGGGTGCTGCTCGGCGATGTGGCCGCGCTGCCGCTGGCCGATGGGTGCGTGGACCTGGTCGTCAGCCGGGGCTCGGTCATGTTTTGGGACGACCTGCCCCGGGCGTTCCGGGAGGTGCGGCGGGTGCTCACGCCGAAAGGGCGGGCCTATCTCGGCGGCGGGCTCGGTTCCCCGGCCATGCGCGAGGCCATCTGCAAGCAAATGGCCGGACGCCATCCGGCCTGGGCCAACGGCGTGCCACCCAAGAGGCCCGGCACCGACCCGGACACCCACGCCCGGATGCTGCGCGCCGCCGGCATCGACGACTACGTCATCGAGCCCGACGACACCGGCCACTGGCTCAGCTTCGGTAAGTAG
- a CDS encoding sensor histidine kinase, whose product MTRKHILIASLVCLFLTLAVAGMGYRAKNDIEAVVTDQFNNQQLLLAQKIAGDITDHFAFLHTCLQGLSLMWREETAADAKPWLAMPAFYDIFAQWNVTALGVLRPGHDAPVFYDASGTPLSAPGLCPGWCHDLFTGSPNIGRIGLSRVYSPAKGPLAGRMLVNMTMPLADESGGVGGLVLVVDAAAVAARYAHDVRSGETGYAWVIDDKGVFLDHYDKAFIGHDSLLVRRQRDPGIDWSRLTWLINTRVLKGEQGTDWYISGWHRGRTGVIRKFVAYCPVRLDAGEHPANRWAVALAAPEQEVQGIIGRLVVRQWLIVGLFELVVFAGFAMTMHLALRWSKTLEREVDKTSRELLGAQEKLIRAERFAAIGEAAARLTHEIKNPLMLMGGFANQVRRHLPEKTSDAEKLGIIEEEAKRLESLLTEVRDFTRPAPPQIEPRDFNATVKESLAIMAEALSSRSITVTAHLDGDLPPVPHDAARLKQVCINLFKNAAEAMEAGGTLTVATMAVGRKARLTVTDTGTGIPDDVRQRVFDPFCTTKESGTGLGLAVCQRIIEDHHGEIGFTTAATGTTFTVELPLGA is encoded by the coding sequence ATGACACGCAAGCATATCCTCATCGCCAGCCTGGTGTGCCTTTTCCTGACCCTCGCCGTGGCCGGCATGGGGTATCGGGCCAAAAACGACATCGAGGCCGTGGTCACCGACCAGTTTAATAACCAGCAGCTTCTTCTGGCCCAGAAGATTGCCGGCGACATCACCGATCATTTCGCCTTCCTGCACACCTGCCTGCAGGGGCTGTCGCTTATGTGGCGCGAGGAAACCGCGGCCGACGCCAAACCGTGGCTGGCCATGCCGGCGTTTTACGACATCTTCGCCCAGTGGAACGTGACGGCGCTCGGGGTGCTGCGCCCGGGCCACGACGCGCCCGTGTTCTACGACGCCTCGGGAACGCCCCTGTCCGCTCCGGGACTTTGCCCCGGCTGGTGCCACGACCTTTTCACCGGTTCCCCCAACATCGGCCGCATTGGGCTCAGTCGCGTGTATTCCCCGGCCAAGGGCCCCCTTGCCGGGCGTATGCTGGTGAACATGACCATGCCCCTGGCGGATGAGTCTGGCGGCGTGGGCGGGTTGGTCCTCGTGGTCGACGCCGCCGCCGTGGCCGCCCGCTACGCCCACGACGTACGCTCCGGCGAGACCGGCTACGCCTGGGTCATCGACGACAAGGGCGTTTTTCTCGACCACTATGACAAGGCCTTCATCGGCCACGATTCCCTGCTGGTGCGCCGGCAGCGCGATCCGGGCATCGACTGGTCGCGCCTGACCTGGCTCATCAACACCCGTGTCCTCAAAGGCGAGCAGGGCACGGACTGGTACATCTCGGGCTGGCACCGGGGCCGCACCGGCGTGATCCGCAAATTCGTGGCCTACTGCCCGGTGCGCCTGGACGCCGGCGAACACCCGGCCAACCGCTGGGCCGTGGCCCTGGCCGCGCCCGAGCAGGAAGTGCAGGGTATCATCGGCCGGCTGGTGGTGCGTCAATGGCTCATCGTCGGGCTGTTCGAGCTGGTGGTCTTCGCCGGATTCGCCATGACCATGCACCTGGCCCTGCGCTGGTCCAAGACCCTGGAACGCGAGGTGGACAAGACCTCGCGGGAACTGCTCGGGGCCCAGGAAAAGCTCATCCGGGCCGAGCGGTTCGCGGCTATCGGCGAGGCGGCGGCGCGGCTGACCCATGAGATCAAAAATCCGCTCATGCTCATGGGGGGCTTCGCCAACCAGGTGCGCCGGCACCTGCCCGAAAAGACGTCCGACGCCGAAAAGCTCGGCATCATCGAGGAGGAGGCCAAGCGCCTGGAATCGCTCCTGACGGAAGTGCGCGATTTCACCCGGCCCGCTCCGCCCCAGATCGAGCCCCGGGATTTCAACGCCACGGTCAAGGAGTCCCTGGCCATCATGGCCGAGGCCCTGTCCTCGCGCTCCATCACGGTCACGGCCCACCTTGACGGGGACCTGCCCCCCGTGCCCCATGACGCGGCCCGGCTCAAGCAGGTCTGCATCAATCTTTTTAAAAATGCCGCCGAGGCCATGGAAGCGGGCGGCACGCTCACGGTCGCCACCATGGCCGTCGGCCGCAAGGCCCGGCTCACCGTGACCGACACCGGCACCGGCATCCCCGACGATGTGCGGCAGCGGGTGTTCGACCCCTTCTGCACCACCAAGGAATCGGGCACGGGCCTGGGACTGGCCGTGTGTCAGCGCATCATCGAGGACCATCACGGCGAGATCGGGTTCACGACCGCCGCCACGGGCACGACCTTTACCGTGGAACTGCCGCTCGGGGCCTGA
- the rlmD gene encoding 23S rRNA (uracil(1939)-C(5))-methyltransferase RlmD, which yields MDMREDTELTLVVDRLAFGGKGVARVDGLVVFVDGGLPGATVRAKVTKVKKGFVEALVVETLTPAPQAVAAPCPHFGVCGGCLHQDLDYAAQLFWKRQQVAETLSRLGGLRDVDVAPVVASPDIYGYRNKMEFAFAGRLHLGLHERQRPGRVLDIEKCLLMDDRVGDILAFVRETCADTGLAAYDPRTGKGVWRHLVLRRSLATGGRLVHLITAPSRRAGDASQHLGQSLLERFPDVSGFVHSVRRNPTAVAIGERQISALGADHLEERIGDVRLRISADAFAQTNTKAAEKLYAVVARAAGSAPDRALWDVYCGCGGIALALAPGFETVYGVEADKRAVADAQKSAKLSERKNCVFKAGDAATVLADLAATKPAVVTIDPPRAGVDGQTLAAVMDAAPDKLVYVSCNPATLARDLKILSDLYTLNQVTPVDLFPHTAHIEVVAELRLR from the coding sequence ATGGACATGCGAGAAGACACGGAACTGACGCTGGTCGTGGACCGACTGGCGTTTGGCGGCAAGGGTGTGGCCCGGGTGGACGGGCTGGTGGTTTTCGTGGACGGCGGACTGCCCGGCGCGACGGTGCGGGCCAAGGTCACAAAGGTCAAAAAAGGGTTTGTCGAGGCCCTGGTGGTGGAGACGCTGACTCCCGCGCCCCAGGCGGTGGCCGCGCCCTGCCCCCATTTCGGCGTTTGCGGCGGCTGCCTGCACCAGGACCTGGACTATGCGGCCCAGCTTTTCTGGAAACGCCAGCAAGTGGCGGAAACCCTCTCCCGCCTGGGCGGGCTTCGGGACGTGGATGTCGCCCCGGTCGTGGCCTCGCCGGACATTTACGGCTACCGCAACAAAATGGAATTCGCCTTTGCCGGCCGGCTGCATCTGGGACTGCACGAACGCCAGCGCCCGGGCCGGGTGCTCGACATCGAGAAATGCCTGCTCATGGACGACCGGGTCGGCGACATCCTGGCCTTTGTCCGCGAGACCTGCGCGGACACGGGACTTGCCGCCTACGATCCGCGCACGGGCAAGGGTGTGTGGCGGCATCTGGTGCTGCGCCGTTCCCTGGCCACCGGCGGCCGGCTCGTCCACCTGATCACCGCCCCCTCGCGCCGGGCCGGAGACGCCTCCCAACATCTCGGCCAAAGCCTGCTGGAACGATTTCCCGATGTCTCGGGTTTCGTCCATTCCGTGCGCCGCAACCCCACGGCCGTGGCCATCGGCGAGCGGCAGATCTCCGCCCTCGGGGCCGACCACCTGGAGGAACGCATCGGGGACGTGCGGCTTCGCATCTCGGCCGACGCCTTCGCCCAGACCAACACCAAGGCGGCGGAAAAACTCTATGCCGTGGTTGCCCGGGCGGCCGGCTCGGCCCCGGACCGGGCGCTCTGGGACGTGTATTGCGGCTGCGGCGGCATCGCCCTGGCCCTGGCCCCGGGCTTCGAAACCGTCTACGGCGTGGAGGCGGACAAGCGGGCCGTGGCCGACGCCCAAAAATCGGCCAAGCTTTCCGAACGCAAAAACTGCGTGTTCAAGGCCGGGGACGCGGCAACGGTGCTGGCCGATCTGGCCGCGACCAAGCCGGCGGTCGTGACCATCGACCCGCCGCGCGCCGGCGTGGACGGGCAAACCCTGGCCGCCGTCATGGACGCCGCGCCGGACAAGCTCGTCTACGTCTCCTGCAACCCGGCCACCCTGGCCCGGGACCTCAAAATCCTAAGCGACCTCTACACACTCAACCAGGTCACACCCGTGGACCTCTTCCCCCACACCGCCCACATCGAAGTGGTGGCGGAGCTGCGGCTACGGTAA
- a CDS encoding energy-coupling factor transporter transmembrane protein EcfT, translated as MIATLKRSSALGKCFFALSLSAYAFYCQDWRVLLGLIVLLAGALAVSGDWDKSVWVMFVVFAASLPTLLFIFLLGGVEKAPTWREGVLLGLSWLSVFSLRLFLLVLADILVVKWTTFSDLLLSLRGLRLPGKAVLFVSTLATMVPNVFSLAMHVITVQRCRGFTPKRLVNPKNFLPLFVPVFLAQVKRSTDLALSLEMRGISGDALARGARVRLTPGDALLGVAAILIWFLGRGWA; from the coding sequence ATGATCGCCACGCTCAAACGCTCCTCGGCCCTGGGCAAGTGCTTCTTCGCCCTGTCCCTTTCCGCCTATGCCTTTTATTGCCAGGACTGGCGGGTGCTGCTCGGCCTGATCGTCCTTCTGGCCGGGGCCCTTGCCGTCTCGGGGGACTGGGACAAAAGCGTGTGGGTGATGTTCGTGGTCTTTGCCGCCTCGCTGCCCACGCTGCTGTTCATTTTCCTTCTCGGCGGCGTGGAAAAGGCCCCCACCTGGCGCGAGGGCGTGCTCCTCGGCCTGTCCTGGCTGTCCGTTTTTTCCCTGCGCCTTTTTCTGCTCGTTTTGGCGGACATCCTGGTGGTCAAATGGACGACCTTTTCCGACCTGCTCCTGTCCCTGCGCGGCCTGCGTCTGCCGGGCAAGGCCGTGCTTTTCGTCTCCACCCTGGCCACCATGGTCCCGAACGTCTTTTCCCTGGCCATGCACGTCATCACCGTGCAGCGCTGCCGGGGCTTTACGCCGAAGCGTCTGGTCAACCCCAAAAACTTTCTGCCGCTTTTCGTGCCGGTCTTCCTGGCCCAGGTGAAGCGTTCCACGGACCTGGCCCTGTCCCTCGAGATGCGGGGCATTTCCGGCGATGCCCTGGCGCGCGGGGCCAGGGTCCGGCTCACGCCCGGCGACGCGTTGTTGGGCGTTGCGGCGATTCTTATCTGGTTTCTGGGCCGTGGCTGGGCTTGA